In a genomic window of Ranitomeya imitator isolate aRanImi1 chromosome 5, aRanImi1.pri, whole genome shotgun sequence:
- the LOC138637967 gene encoding extracellular calcium-sensing receptor-like: protein MIRLLLFLLSLPLTMEQVFGCRLQGWEMDPFTQPGDVLIGGLFLVYSGYDFSQPSFHDLPQPVSCNGFHIRYYRDVLGFIFAINEINNYPDFLPNISIGFSLLHSCMSELRAIGGTMSLMSGARNPIPGYDCHMTSIMVGIIGDMASALSLPVARILGVYKYPQISHGASSSALSDKVNFPSFLRTVPSNIFQNIALSKLIGRFGWTWVGMIIVDNDVGEQGGRVIRAEIEKSGICVAFAEKIHLSYSKTQVLRVVDVIRESSVNIIILHSTEAHVKSLLDVMYDEEVTGKIFISSASFTITPGLFSKKAWKVLNGTIGLMPNTRAMPGFETFLQNLNPSLYDTHPYIKPFWETAFNCTWRIGEFMKNVTNFGSWGPVCPPDEDLKVMVPSLFETFDLSYTYHAYLAVYAYAHALRTLLQSSSGVYQPCGNVSDIRPWKVLRSLKKMPFRAPSGDLITFDNNGDISASYDIVTIQVLGGQFQLVTVGSFTPSGTSGHRIVLNSSLILWNDMFSQVPVSACSRSCVPGSRRVTRLEQPPCCFDCVSCSAGQISNSTDAAECFRCPEEQWSNEERNRCVPKIIEFLSHQEPLGRILMSMVTLFSFMGLSILLTFIRFKNTPMIKATNRELSYILLVSLILCFLCCLVFIGQPTKVTCLLRQTFFSVVFSISISSVLAKTIMVILAFKATRLNSPLRKWLGPIIPRHVVGLCSGLQVVTCSIWLYKSPPFPSLNTQIENHKIIFECNEGHKLFFYMTLGFMAFLAMISFFVAFMARNLPGTYNEAKLITFSMLVFCCVWILFIPAYLSTSGKYTVAVQVFAILASSAGLLSCIFLPKCYIILLRPDMNRREILGHK from the exons ATGATCAGACTCCTCCTTTTCCTTCTGTCCTTACCCCTCACCATGGAGCAGGTCTTCGGCTGCAGACTGCAAGGATGGGAGATGGATCCCTTTACTCAGCCTGGAGATGTTCTCATTGGGGGGCTCTTCCTGGTCTACTCTGGATATGACTTCTCACAGCCGAGCTTCCATGATTTGCCGCAACCTGTGTCTTGTAATGG GTTCCACATCCGATATTACAGGGATGTTCTTGGCTTCATCTTTGCGATCAATGAAATTAACAATTATCCAGACTTTCTACCTAACATCTCGATTGGCTTCAGCCTTCTTCACTCTTGCATGTCTGAGCTTCGGGCCATCGGAGGAACAATGTCCCTTATGTCTGGTGCTAGAAATCCCATCCCTGGGTATGACTGTCACATGACCTCCATAATGGTTGGGATAATTGGAGACATGGCCTCAGCTCTGTCTCTTCCTGTAGCTCGGATATTGGGAGTTTACAAATACCCACAG ATCAGTCATGGAGCCTCCTCATCAGCACTGAGTGATAAGGTGAACTTCCCGTCCTTCCTCCGCACGGTGCCCAGTAACATCTTTCAGAACATCGCTCTCTCCAAGCTTATTGGTCGGTTTGGTTGGACATGGGTCGGGATGATAATTGTAGACAATGATGTTGGAGAGCAGGGTGGGAGAGTGATAAGAGCTGAGATAGAGAAAAGTGGAATCTGTGTGGCTTTTGCAGAAAAGATCCACCTTAGCTACTCAAAAACACAAGTCCTAAGGGTGGTGGATGTGATACGCGAAAGCTCTGTAAACATCATCATCCTTCACAGTACCGAAGCTCACGTGAAGTCTCTCCTTGATGTCATGTATGACGAGGAAGTTACTGGGAAGATTTTCATTTCCTCAGCATCATTTACAATAACACCCGGGCTTTTCTCCAAAAAAGCATGGAAAGTCCTCAATGGGACCATTGGGTTAATGCCTAATACTAGGGCAATGCCAGGATTTGAGACGTTTTTACAAAACTTGAATCCTTCTTTATATGACACACATCCATATATTAAGCCATTTTGGGAAACTGCTTTTAATTGCACATGGAGAATTGGAGAATTCATGAAAAATGTAACTAATTTTGGGTCTTGGGGACCAGTCTGTCCCCCGGATGAAGATCTTAAGGTGATGGTACCTTCTTTATTTGAGACATTTGACCTTAGCTACACTTACCATGCCTACTTGGCTGTATATGCCTATGCTCATGCGCTACGTACATTACTCCAAAGCTCATCAGGAGTTTACCAACCATGTGGTAATGTCAGTGATATCCGACCCTGGAAG GTTCTACGATCACTAAAGAAGATGCCGTTTCGGGCGCCATCTGGAGATCTTATCACTTTCGATAACAATGGCGATATTTCTGCTTCATACGACATTGTGACCATTCAGGTCCTCGGTGGACAGTTCCAGCTCGTGACCGTTGGGTCATTTACTCCCTCGGGTACATCAGGTCATAGGATAGTCCTAAACAGCAGCCTTATTCTTTGGAATGATATGTTCTCCCAG GTCCCGGTGTCTGCATGCAGTAGAAGCTGTGTCCCTGGGTCCAGGAGGGTCACCAGACTAGAACAACCTCCCTGCTGTTTTGACTGTGTGTCATGTTCTGCTGGACAAATTTCTAACAGCACAG ATGCAGCCGAATGCTTCAGATGTCCCGAAGAACAGTGGTCGAATGAAGAACGAAACAGATGTGTTCCAAAAATCATAGAATTTCTGTCTCATCAAGAGCCTCTTGGACGTATTTTGATGTCAATGGTCACATTGTTTTCATTTATGGGCTTGTCCATTTTACTAACTTTCATTAGATTCAAAAACACTCCAATGATCAAAGCCACCAACCGGGAGCTCAGCTACATCTTGTTGGTGTCTCTCATTCTCTGCTTCCTCTGCTGCTTGGTCTTCATAGGCCAACCAACTAAGGTCACCTGCCTCCTGAGACAAACGTTCTTTAGCGTGGTCTTCTCCATCAGCATCTCCTCAGTCCTGGCGAAGACCATCATGGTGATCTTGGCATTTAAAGCCACCAGACTTAACAGTCCTCTGAGGAAATGGTTAGGACCCATAATCCCACGTCATGTTGTAGGACTTTGCTCCGGGTTGCAGGTCGTAACTTGCTCTATTTGGCTTTACAAGTCACCTCCTTTCCCTTCACTGAACACTCAGATAGAAAATCATAAGATAATATTTGAGTGTAATGAAGGACACAAGTTATTCTTCTACATGACATTGGGGTTTATGGCCTTCTTGGCCATGATAAGTTTTTTTGTAGCTTTTATGGCAAGGAACCTTCCAGGAACGTACAATGAGGCCAAATTAATCACTTTCAGCATGTTGGTCTTCTGCTGTGTCTGGATCTTGTTCATCCCGGCTTATCTGAGCACCAGTGGTAAGTATACTGTAGCAGTGCAGGTATTTGCCATCTTGGCTTCCAGCGCTGGACTTCTGAGTTGCATCTTCCTCCCCAAATGTTATATCATACTTTTGAGGCCGGACATGAACAGACGAGAGATACTTGGACACAAGTAA
- the LOC138638871 gene encoding zinc finger protein 324B-like isoform X1 encodes MAEEEIRDPVTVTFNDVAVYFSLREWELLADWQRKLYRNIMKEIHGALTALGYEIANPSILVRIQQSDDPYYGSQDASEVSAHTWKPLSHKLEENMADCAESSSELPSIKPDLLLRVKMENVSNEQSCQTTAPKMEAEEEDSSSMVFNPELALWIKQEEGVMIGESSSTLKQDSALPAVEDVTVEQHPTGPVKSTEVGQPLPEMLVGNLLRYFDEEREKHARLNGAFSGLPVQPQPLLVPDEGSQLFTIDWGLRGDQTTMAKQYKCPYCEKSFLRSTQLREHERTHTGERPYQCLKCPKSFSRSTQLKDHQRTHTGERPFQCTECGKTFTHSSNLIHHRRTHTGEKPHKCNMCPKSFSQNSDLNRHQRTHMAGDRPHQCTRCHRTFIYKSQLRMHSRVHVVEDILQGVERGAGAADPTWASPPP; translated from the exons GTCACGGTGACCTTTAACGATGTGGCGGTCTACTTCTCCTTGCGGGAGTGGGAGCTGCTGGCTGACTGGCAGAGGAAGCTGTACCGCAACATCATGAAAGAGATCCATGGGGCCCTCACTGCACTAG GTTATGAGATTGCAAATCCCAGTATCTTGGTGCGGATCCAGCAGTCGGATGATCCTTACTACGGGTCCCAAGATGCCTCAGAGGTCTCAGCTCACA CTTGGAAGCCGCTTTCACATAAGTTAGAAGAAAACATGGCGGActgtgcggagtcttcatctgagctCCCGTCTATCAAACCTGACCTCTTACTACGGGTGAAAATGGAGAACGTGAGCAATGAGCAGAGCTGCCAGACAACTGCCCCCAAGATGGAGGCAGAAGAGGAAGACTCTA GCAGCATGGTATTTAACCCCGAGCTGGCTTTGTGGATCAAGCAAGAGGAAGGAGTAATGATCGGAGAGTCCAGCTCTACTCTGAAGCAGGACAGCGCACTTCCAGCTGTGGAGG ATGTCACCGTCGAGCAACATCCCACGGGTCCCGTTAAGTCCACAGAAGTTGGGCAGCCTCTACCTGAGATGCTGGTGGGGAACCTGTTGCGGTATTTTGATGAAGAGAGAGAAAAGCATGCCCGTCTAAATGGGGCTTTTTCAGGCCTCCCAGTACAGCCACAGCCGCTGCTGGTCCCCGACGAAGGATCCCAACTCTTCACCATTGACTGGGGTCTCCGAGGAGATCAGACCACTATGGCCAAACAGTATAAATGTCCTTACTGTGAAAAAAGCTTTCTGCGCAGCACTCAGTTGAGGGAACACGAGCGGACACACACAGGAGAGCGGCCATACCAGTGTCTCAAGTGCCCCAAAAGTTTCAGCCGCAGCACCCAGCTGAAGGACCACCAGCGCACCCACACCGGAGAGAGACCGTTCCAGTGCACAGAGTGTGGCAAGACCTTCACCCACAGCTCTAACCTCATCCATCACCGGAGGACCCATACCGGTGAGAAACCGCACAAGTGCAACATGTGCCCCAAAAGCTTCAGTCAGAACTCTGACCTCAACCGCCACCAGCGCACCCACATGGCGGGTGACCGCCCCCACCAGTGCACACGCTGCCACCGAACATTCATATACAAGTCTCAGCTCCGGATGCACAGCCGTGTTCACGTGGTGGAGGACATCCTGCAGGGGGTTGAGAGAGGGGCTGGAGCAGCAGATCCAACGTGGGCTAGTCCGCCACCTTGA
- the LOC138638871 gene encoding zinc finger protein 324A-like isoform X2, giving the protein MKEIHGALTALGYEIANPSILVRIQQSDDPYYGSQDASEVSAHTWKPLSHKLEENMADCAESSSELPSIKPDLLLRVKMENVSNEQSCQTTAPKMEAEEEDSSSMVFNPELALWIKQEEGVMIGESSSTLKQDSALPAVEDVTVEQHPTGPVKSTEVGQPLPEMLVGNLLRYFDEEREKHARLNGAFSGLPVQPQPLLVPDEGSQLFTIDWGLRGDQTTMAKQYKCPYCEKSFLRSTQLREHERTHTGERPYQCLKCPKSFSRSTQLKDHQRTHTGERPFQCTECGKTFTHSSNLIHHRRTHTGEKPHKCNMCPKSFSQNSDLNRHQRTHMAGDRPHQCTRCHRTFIYKSQLRMHSRVHVVEDILQGVERGAGAADPTWASPPP; this is encoded by the exons ATGAAAGAGATCCATGGGGCCCTCACTGCACTAG GTTATGAGATTGCAAATCCCAGTATCTTGGTGCGGATCCAGCAGTCGGATGATCCTTACTACGGGTCCCAAGATGCCTCAGAGGTCTCAGCTCACA CTTGGAAGCCGCTTTCACATAAGTTAGAAGAAAACATGGCGGActgtgcggagtcttcatctgagctCCCGTCTATCAAACCTGACCTCTTACTACGGGTGAAAATGGAGAACGTGAGCAATGAGCAGAGCTGCCAGACAACTGCCCCCAAGATGGAGGCAGAAGAGGAAGACTCTA GCAGCATGGTATTTAACCCCGAGCTGGCTTTGTGGATCAAGCAAGAGGAAGGAGTAATGATCGGAGAGTCCAGCTCTACTCTGAAGCAGGACAGCGCACTTCCAGCTGTGGAGG ATGTCACCGTCGAGCAACATCCCACGGGTCCCGTTAAGTCCACAGAAGTTGGGCAGCCTCTACCTGAGATGCTGGTGGGGAACCTGTTGCGGTATTTTGATGAAGAGAGAGAAAAGCATGCCCGTCTAAATGGGGCTTTTTCAGGCCTCCCAGTACAGCCACAGCCGCTGCTGGTCCCCGACGAAGGATCCCAACTCTTCACCATTGACTGGGGTCTCCGAGGAGATCAGACCACTATGGCCAAACAGTATAAATGTCCTTACTGTGAAAAAAGCTTTCTGCGCAGCACTCAGTTGAGGGAACACGAGCGGACACACACAGGAGAGCGGCCATACCAGTGTCTCAAGTGCCCCAAAAGTTTCAGCCGCAGCACCCAGCTGAAGGACCACCAGCGCACCCACACCGGAGAGAGACCGTTCCAGTGCACAGAGTGTGGCAAGACCTTCACCCACAGCTCTAACCTCATCCATCACCGGAGGACCCATACCGGTGAGAAACCGCACAAGTGCAACATGTGCCCCAAAAGCTTCAGTCAGAACTCTGACCTCAACCGCCACCAGCGCACCCACATGGCGGGTGACCGCCCCCACCAGTGCACACGCTGCCACCGAACATTCATATACAAGTCTCAGCTCCGGATGCACAGCCGTGTTCACGTGGTGGAGGACATCCTGCAGGGGGTTGAGAGAGGGGCTGGAGCAGCAGATCCAACGTGGGCTAGTCCGCCACCTTGA
- the LOC138638871 gene encoding zinc finger protein 324B-like isoform X3, protein MAEEEIRDPVTVTFNDVAVYFSLREWELLADWQRKLYRNIMKEIHGALTALGYEIANPSILVRIQQSDDPYYGSQDASEVSAHTWKPLSHKLEENMADCAESSSELPSIKPDLLLRVKMENVSNEQSCQTTAPKMEAEEEDSSSMVFNPELALWIKQEEGVMIGESSSTLKQDSALPAVEASTLPLSTEGTQSLPPSTRKPHRPSCDKPTSHKRNGLKLRDKILVLCAYENNQSVGSLASQFGVSRAQIFQIIKRRGELLDALQNNVSGDRIRRRRRTTNDKLNSAVWDWLLSIRDTDVTLSGRIIREKALQIAQDMGIQDFKASNGWLDSFKKAHNIHRSSLPSSMAALGGVDDWLSSIGATDDR, encoded by the exons GTCACGGTGACCTTTAACGATGTGGCGGTCTACTTCTCCTTGCGGGAGTGGGAGCTGCTGGCTGACTGGCAGAGGAAGCTGTACCGCAACATCATGAAAGAGATCCATGGGGCCCTCACTGCACTAG GTTATGAGATTGCAAATCCCAGTATCTTGGTGCGGATCCAGCAGTCGGATGATCCTTACTACGGGTCCCAAGATGCCTCAGAGGTCTCAGCTCACA CTTGGAAGCCGCTTTCACATAAGTTAGAAGAAAACATGGCGGActgtgcggagtcttcatctgagctCCCGTCTATCAAACCTGACCTCTTACTACGGGTGAAAATGGAGAACGTGAGCAATGAGCAGAGCTGCCAGACAACTGCCCCCAAGATGGAGGCAGAAGAGGAAGACTCTA GCAGCATGGTATTTAACCCCGAGCTGGCTTTGTGGATCAAGCAAGAGGAAGGAGTAATGATCGGAGAGTCCAGCTCTACTCTGAAGCAGGACAGCGCACTTCCAGCTGTGGAGG CATCGACTCTACCCCTCAGCACCGAAGGGACGCAATCGCTGCCACCATCCACAAGAAAGCCACATCGGCCCTCCTGCGACAAGCCAACATCGCACAAGAGAAATGGGTTGAAGTTGCGAGACAAGATTCTGGTCCTCTGTGCCTACGAGAATAACCAGTCGGTCGGCTCATTGGCTTCTCAGTTCGGAGTCAGTAGAGCGCAGATCTTTCAGATCATCAAACGGAGAGGGGAGCTGCTGGACGCTCTGCAGAACAACGTTAGTGGAGATCGTATCCGACGGCGGCGGAGGACCACCAATGACAAGCTGAACTCTGCTGTGTGGGATTGGCTGCTGTCCATACGGGACACAGATGTTACTTTATCTGGGCGCATCATCCGGGAAAAGGCTCTGCAGATCGCCCAAGACATGGGTATCCAGGACTTCAAAGCCTCGAACGGCTGGTTGGACAGCTTCAAGAAGGCTCACAACATCCATCGTAGCTCTCTCCCCTCCTCCATGGCAGCTCTGGGTGGGGTGGATGACTGGCTGTCCAGTATAGGTGCCACGGATGACAGATAA